A DNA window from Hydrogenophaga taeniospiralis contains the following coding sequences:
- the glcE gene encoding glycolate oxidase subunit GlcE, which yields MAAMTSSPNDSPRDLIQQVLAAAAAHRPLRITGGDTKAFYGQPTEGETLSTTGWRGIVSHEPSELVVTVRAGTPLAELEAALAEQGQCLPFDPPRFGAASTIGGVVAAGLAGPARATAGGVRDFLLGLQFINGRGEWLTFGGQVMKNVAGYDVSRVMAGAMGTLGVITDISLKVLPVAPAEATLVFSMGQHDALEQLHRWGGQPLPLNASCWVRDTTASDAPELLFLRLRGAVAAVEAACERLAREAGGQRMDNAQAGPDWAACRDQTLPFFTAPSADLCLWRLSVPQTAPVLALPYAPLIEWQGAQRWLWAPASAAAEIRSAATAVNGHATLFRAGADGAPGVPRFDRESPTLAAITQRLRAEFDPAGIFNPGRMG from the coding sequence ATGGCAGCCATGACCTCCAGCCCCAACGACTCCCCGCGCGACCTGATCCAGCAGGTGCTGGCCGCGGCCGCCGCCCACCGGCCCCTGCGCATCACCGGCGGCGACACCAAGGCCTTTTACGGCCAGCCTACCGAGGGTGAGACCCTGTCCACCACCGGCTGGCGCGGCATCGTCAGCCACGAGCCGAGCGAGCTCGTCGTCACCGTGCGCGCCGGCACGCCGCTGGCCGAGCTGGAAGCCGCGCTGGCCGAACAAGGCCAGTGCCTGCCCTTCGATCCACCACGCTTCGGCGCCGCGTCCACCATCGGCGGCGTGGTGGCGGCGGGCCTGGCCGGTCCGGCCCGCGCCACGGCCGGCGGTGTGCGCGACTTCCTGCTCGGCCTCCAGTTCATCAACGGCCGCGGCGAGTGGCTCACCTTTGGCGGCCAGGTCATGAAAAACGTGGCCGGCTACGACGTCAGTCGCGTGATGGCCGGCGCCATGGGCACGCTCGGCGTCATCACCGACATCAGCCTCAAGGTGCTGCCGGTGGCGCCGGCCGAGGCCACGCTCGTGTTTTCCATGGGCCAGCACGACGCGCTCGAACAGCTGCACCGCTGGGGCGGCCAGCCTCTCCCCTTGAATGCCAGCTGCTGGGTCCGTGACACAACAGCCAGCGATGCGCCCGAACTGCTGTTCCTGCGCCTGCGCGGCGCGGTGGCGGCGGTGGAAGCCGCCTGCGAGCGCCTGGCGCGCGAAGCCGGCGGGCAGCGCATGGACAACGCCCAGGCCGGACCCGACTGGGCCGCCTGCCGCGACCAGACCCTGCCGTTTTTCACGGCGCCATCGGCGGACCTCTGCCTGTGGCGACTCTCGGTGCCGCAGACCGCGCCGGTCCTTGCGCTGCCGTATGCGCCGCTGATCGAATGGCAGGGCGCGCAGCGCTGGCTGTGGGCGCCGGCCTCGGCCGCCGCCGAGATCCGCAGCGCCGCCACCGCGGTGAACGGCCACGCCACCCTGTTCCGAGCCGGGGCCGACGGCGCCCCCGGCGTGCCGCGCTTCGACCGCGAGAGCCCCACCCTGGCGGCGATCACGCAGCGCCTGCGCGCCGAGTTCGATCCCGCGGGCATCTTCAACCCGGGCCGAATGGGCTGA
- a CDS encoding type II toxin-antitoxin system Phd/YefM family antitoxin: MEVVEDIEASANLARLIDKVNEDHEPVLITSRGGKPAVLVSLDDFNAWQGTAHLMRSPANRRVLREAMDELDAGGGTEQTLREP, from the coding sequence ATGGAAGTCGTAGAGGACATCGAAGCAAGCGCCAACTTGGCTCGCCTAATCGACAAAGTCAACGAAGACCACGAGCCTGTCCTCATCACCAGCCGGGGTGGTAAACCCGCCGTGCTCGTGAGCCTGGACGACTTCAACGCCTGGCAGGGAACGGCGCATCTGATGCGCTCACCCGCCAACCGGCGCGTGCTTCGTGAGGCCATGGATGAGCTGGACGCTGGTGGCGGCACCGAGCAGACTTTGCGGGAACCTTGA